In Allocoprobacillus halotolerans, a genomic segment contains:
- a CDS encoding S4 domain-containing protein: MKTLIIDENYENQRIDKYLKKLLCQAPSQLIYKMLRKKDVKVNGVRVKENYILKKVIKLNCFYMKIAFKN, encoded by the coding sequence ATGAAAACTTTAATTATAGATGAAAATTATGAAAATCAGCGTATTGATAAATATCTCAAAAAATTATTGTGTCAAGCACCATCGCAATTGATTTATAAAATGCTAAGAAAAAAGGATGTCAAAGTCAATGGTGTGAGAGTAAAGGAAAATTATATTTTAAAAAAGGTGATAAAGTTGAATTGTTTTTATATGAAGATCGCTTTCAAGAACTGA
- a CDS encoding AI-2E family transporter: protein MMCLIPFFFIHQNFAIWIALFLSLTNLIPYVGPYIGGIPVVIYEFFMNQQLGYASLIVIMVLQYLESSYLQPYLFSKGIHLHPIYLIIALTFFGDLFGIIGMIFSPLLLSYVIFLVELLRNLRIGDDIKRIMHYEND, encoded by the coding sequence ATGATGTGCTTGATTCCATTTTTCTTTATTCATCAAAACTTTGCTATATGGATTGCTTTGTTTTTATCATTAACCAATCTTATTCCATATGTCGGTCCTTATATAGGAGGTATTCCAGTTGTGATTTATGAGTTTTTTATGAATCAACAGTTGGGTTATGCCTCTTTGATTGTGATTATGGTATTACAGTATTTAGAATCTTCTTATTTACAACCTTATTTGTTTTCTAAAGGGATTCATTTACATCCTATTTATTTAATTATTGCTTTGACTTTCTTTGGTGATTTATTTGGTATTATTGGTATGATTTTTTCACCATTATTATTATCCTATGTTATTTTTCTTGTAGAATTATTGAGGAATTTACGTATTGGAGATGATATTAAAAGAATAATGCATTATGAAAATGATTAA
- a CDS encoding AI-2E family transporter, translating to MKKENIAKSVILFSLCAILLYYVYTLFRIGTLIQYVLRLIFPVAIALFFHFLIDPMIDYFTSDRLSRKIVVTHLYLSFSLIFILSCYFLIPYLLDRCMLFYHRICDSQIMINPIFSTFIHFLEEYQIIDYFIDIFNGWTQTVIYWVGNIFIALGISFYLSYDNLHLIEKAIIYLPFQKQGICMQTLKKLKLTTYQFMKSMILDFLFSL from the coding sequence ATGAAAAAAGAAAATATTGCTAAATCAGTGATTCTTTTTAGTTTATGTGCTATTTTACTATATTATGTATACACATTATTTCGTATAGGTACATTGATTCAGTATGTTTTACGATTGATTTTTCCAGTTGCCATTGCTTTGTTTTTTCATTTTTTAATAGATCCTATGATTGACTATTTTACAAGTGATCGCTTATCTAGAAAAATCGTTGTGACACATCTTTATTTATCTTTTTCTTTAATTTTTATATTAAGCTGTTATTTTTTGATTCCTTATTTATTAGATCGATGCATGCTTTTTTATCATCGTATTTGTGATAGTCAAATTATGATTAATCCTATTTTTTCTACTTTTATTCATTTTTTAGAAGAATATCAGATTATTGATTATTTTATTGATATTTTTAATGGTTGGACACAAACTGTTATTTATTGGGTTGGTAATATATTTATTGCTTTAGGGATTTCATTTTATTTATCCTATGATAATTTGCATTTAATAGAAAAAGCAATTATTTATTTACCATTTCAAAAACAAGGAATATGTATGCAAACATTAAAAAAACTTAAACTCACAACCTATCAATTTATGAAATCAATGATTTTAGATTTTCTTTTTTCTTTATGA
- a CDS encoding pseudouridine synthase → MFLYEDRFQELTKPQSIYDLAITFDVLYEDQNILVVNKPVGLLVHEDINEDMNTLSNQVLTYLYQKGEYDPQQTLGFTPGPVHRLDRNTSGIVIFGKTMRALQDLNEMMKKRHCIDKTYLTICKGYMTSVELIGYMKKDSDRSLARMVSSNTEGH, encoded by the coding sequence TTGTTTTTATATGAAGATCGCTTTCAAGAACTGACAAAGCCACAAAGTATTTATGATTTAGCAATCACTTTTGATGTTTTATATGAAGACCAAAATATTTTGGTTGTCAATAAACCAGTAGGATTACTAGTTCATGAAGATATCAATGAAGATATGAATACTTTATCTAATCAGGTTTTAACTTATTTGTATCAAAAAGGAGAATATGATCCACAACAAACATTAGGATTTACACCAGGACCAGTTCATCGATTAGATCGAAATACAAGTGGAATTGTGATTTTTGGAAAAACAATGCGAGCTTTACAAGATTTAAATGAAATGATGAAGAAACGTCATTGTATTGACAAAACATATTTAACGATTTGTAAAGGTTATATGACTAGCGTTGAATTGATAGGATATATGAAAAAGGATAGTGATCGTTCGCTTGCAAGAATGGTATCCTCAAATACTGAGGGGCATTAA
- a CDS encoding pseudouridine synthase translates to MHTIVENIQSNQKYSLLKVKIITGRTHQIRLHLSSVGHPIIGDSKYGDFELNRYLKKTYHFQNQFLHAYQIQFVKPIGSLKYLQDVVIQSPLPQNLERLKKILFQ, encoded by the coding sequence ATGCATACGATTGTTGAAAATATTCAATCAAATCAAAAGTATTCTTTATTAAAAGTCAAAATTATTACGGGTCGTACACATCAAATTCGTTTACATTTGTCTAGTGTTGGACATCCTATCATTGGTGATAGTAAATATGGAGATTTTGAATTAAATCGTTATTTGAAAAAGACATATCATTTTCAAAATCAATTTTTACATGCGTATCAAATTCAATTTGTAAAACCTATTGGTTCATTAAAATATTTACAAGATGTTGTGATACAATCGCCATTACCTCAAAATCTAGAACGATTGAAAAAAATATTGTTTCAATAA
- a CDS encoding NUDIX hydrolase, whose protein sequence is MEKEIQRTIIYDGKIMQVTREEVELEDGQHAYREVVYHHGGVCILAIKNHQIILVKQFRYPNRIQTIEVPAGKLEADEDPRDCAFRELEEETNNRAKDMQFVMKVLPSPGYTSEWLYLYEAIDFEEVEDALDGDEDEFIDIVKLDIDDAYQKVLSGEIVDAKTVIAIMYAYQKEHQ, encoded by the coding sequence GTGGAAAAAGAGATTCAAAGAACTATCATTTATGATGGTAAAATTATGCAAGTAACAAGGGAAGAAGTTGAACTTGAAGATGGTCAACATGCCTATCGTGAAGTTGTCTATCATCATGGTGGTGTCTGTATTTTAGCCATTAAAAATCATCAAATCATTCTTGTTAAACAATTCCGTTATCCTAATCGTATTCAAACAATAGAAGTACCGGCTGGAAAATTAGAAGCTGATGAAGATCCACGTGATTGTGCCTTTCGTGAATTAGAAGAAGAAACAAACAATCGTGCCAAGGACATGCAATTTGTAATGAAAGTTCTTCCTTCACCAGGTTACACAAGTGAGTGGCTTTATCTTTATGAAGCGATTGATTTTGAAGAAGTTGAAGATGCCTTGGATGGGGATGAAGATGAATTTATTGATATTGTGAAATTAGATATTGATGATGCTTATCAAAAAGTTTTAAGTGGTGAGATTGTTGATGCCAAAACAGTGATTGCGATTATGTATGCATATCAAAAAGAACATCAGTAA
- the recD2 gene encoding SF1B family DNA helicase RecD2: MLEYIGIIKRIKFYSEETKFIVCLIDSEQEDKDILATGYMSYVNLQDKYHFQGEYIIHPKYGKQFQIQSYKIVLANEESEIIRYLSSPLFKGIGEKQATAIVDVLGTEALNKIKEDKHVLDQVPGMNEKKRETIVEVLSSQDFDQEVLMFFMGHGISTRHLALIQAVYQDKTLEVLQNNPYQLIDDIDGIGFKTADDLALKIGVDTYDHHRIQAAIVYALKEACFQDGSTYHSYETMTKRFHRYIPQIDDESFETALQDVLEQEKIILEEDRYYPYDLYQSEINIAKNFKRWLHTPLYEYEDEEIESILEDLEKQLSIRYDDFQKEAITLFLKQSAMIITGGPGTGKTTIVNAMIKLYQRLNPDQTLAVVAPTGRAAKRLTEVTGIEACTIHRLLKWDLHTNTFAVNENNPLDVDLLIIDEFSMVDSLLFSHLLSASHKVSQILLIGDDQQLPSVAPGHVLNDLIKSECVPTIALHHIYRQSKESGIVQLAHSIRNDQYDENLFFQYSDIHFQACLSYDVVKYVRLLVSKALEDGYDVQDIQVLAPMYNGVAGIDALNDCLQELFNPQDGFKNELRVGKRLFREGDKVLQLKNRVEDNVFNGDIGTLVEVCYKDNFEYLSDMMIVDFDGTIVEYTPQEFYTLTHAYCMSVHKSQGNEFKIVIMPILKDYSIMLKKNLIYTGLTRAKQSLWFLGNPQAFQYGVTRVLDERRKTTLIERMKQTPEISLYDFV, from the coding sequence ATGTTAGAGTATATAGGAATTATCAAACGTATTAAGTTTTATAGTGAAGAAACGAAATTTATTGTGTGTTTGATAGATAGTGAACAGGAAGATAAAGATATTTTAGCAACCGGATATATGAGTTATGTTAATCTTCAAGATAAATACCATTTTCAAGGGGAGTATATCATTCATCCTAAATATGGAAAACAATTTCAAATTCAATCTTACAAGATTGTTTTAGCGAATGAAGAAAGTGAAATCATTCGCTATTTATCTAGTCCATTATTTAAAGGTATTGGTGAAAAACAAGCAACTGCGATTGTTGATGTTTTAGGAACAGAAGCTTTAAATAAGATTAAAGAAGATAAACATGTTTTAGATCAGGTTCCTGGAATGAATGAAAAGAAACGTGAAACGATTGTAGAAGTGTTGAGTTCACAAGATTTTGATCAGGAAGTATTGATGTTTTTTATGGGGCATGGTATCAGTACTCGACATTTGGCTTTGATACAAGCTGTTTATCAAGACAAGACATTAGAGGTTTTACAAAATAATCCTTATCAGTTAATTGATGATATTGATGGAATTGGTTTTAAAACAGCCGATGATTTGGCTTTAAAAATAGGTGTTGATACTTATGATCATCATCGTATTCAGGCTGCTATTGTCTATGCTTTAAAAGAAGCGTGTTTTCAAGATGGTAGCACTTATCATAGTTATGAAACGATGACAAAAAGATTCCATCGTTATATTCCTCAAATTGATGATGAAAGTTTTGAAACGGCCCTGCAAGATGTCCTCGAACAAGAAAAGATTATCTTAGAAGAAGATCGTTATTATCCTTATGATTTATATCAAAGTGAAATCAATATTGCCAAAAATTTTAAAAGATGGTTACATACACCACTTTATGAATATGAAGACGAAGAAATTGAAAGTATTTTAGAAGATTTAGAAAAACAATTATCTATTCGTTATGATGATTTTCAAAAAGAAGCTATTACGCTCTTTTTAAAACAATCAGCCATGATTATTACGGGTGGACCTGGAACGGGAAAAACAACAATTGTGAATGCGATGATTAAGTTGTATCAACGTTTAAATCCTGATCAGACTTTGGCAGTTGTTGCTCCAACGGGAAGAGCTGCCAAACGATTGACTGAAGTCACAGGTATTGAAGCATGTACTATTCATCGTTTATTAAAATGGGATTTACATACGAATACTTTTGCAGTCAATGAAAATAATCCATTAGATGTTGATTTATTAATTATTGATGAGTTTTCGATGGTTGATTCACTCTTGTTTTCCCATCTTTTATCAGCCAGTCATAAAGTGAGTCAGATTTTATTAATTGGTGATGATCAGCAGTTACCATCCGTTGCGCCAGGACATGTCTTAAATGATTTGATTAAAAGTGAATGTGTACCAACTATTGCCTTGCATCATATTTATCGTCAATCTAAAGAAAGTGGAATTGTTCAATTGGCACATAGTATTCGCAATGATCAATATGATGAAAATTTATTTTTTCAATATTCTGATATTCATTTTCAAGCTTGCTTATCTTATGATGTTGTAAAATATGTCCGTCTACTTGTTTCTAAAGCATTGGAAGATGGTTATGATGTACAAGATATTCAAGTTCTAGCACCAATGTATAACGGTGTCGCTGGTATTGATGCTTTAAATGACTGTTTGCAAGAATTATTTAATCCTCAAGATGGATTTAAAAACGAATTACGTGTGGGAAAACGTTTGTTTCGAGAAGGCGATAAAGTTTTACAATTAAAAAATCGTGTTGAAGATAATGTCTTTAATGGTGATATTGGCACGTTGGTTGAAGTGTGCTATAAGGATAATTTTGAATATTTATCAGATATGATGATTGTGGATTTTGATGGGACAATTGTTGAATATACACCACAAGAATTTTATACTTTAACACATGCTTATTGCATGAGTGTTCATAAATCACAAGGTAATGAATTCAAGATTGTTATTATGCCTATTTTAAAAGACTATTCGATTATGTTAAAAAAGAATTTAATTTATACAGGATTAACACGTGCCAAACAATCATTATGGTTTTTAGGTAATCCTCAAGCATTCCAATATGGTGTCACACGTGTACTAGATGAAAGAAGAAAAACAACATTGATTGAAAGAATGAAACAAACTCCAGAAATTTCTTTGTATGATTTTGTATAG
- the mnmA gene encoding tRNA 2-thiouridine(34) synthase MnmA: MKERVVLGLSGGVDSAVAAYVLKQQGYEVIGVFMRNWDSSLNNDILGNPTNDDDICPQEKDYNDAKKVAQHLGIELRRVDFIKEYWDHVFTYFLEEYAKGRTPNPDILCNKHIKFKAFLDYAKSIDADYIATGHYARVKHQQGEDSIMLRGVDNNKDQTYFLCQLNQSQLRSSLFPIGHMTKPEVRQLAKELELPVANKKDSTGICFIGERDFREFLKNYIPAKAGKMVDIETGHVVGEHQGIMYYTIGQRKGLGIGGPGDAWFVVGKQYDDNILYVCQGNQNQWLMSDGALITDVNWIGSQKPNGDYRCTAKFRYRQKDNDVSIRFIDDKTIYVTFHQPVKAVTPGQAAVFYDGEICLGGGTIEKVYKDNKEITYL; encoded by the coding sequence ATGAAAGAAAGAGTTGTATTAGGTTTAAGTGGTGGTGTGGATAGTGCCGTTGCAGCATATGTATTAAAGCAACAAGGATATGAAGTCATTGGTGTTTTTATGCGTAACTGGGATTCATCTTTAAATAATGATATATTAGGAAATCCAACGAATGATGATGATATTTGTCCTCAAGAAAAGGATTATAATGATGCTAAAAAAGTTGCTCAGCATTTAGGAATTGAACTCAGACGTGTTGATTTTATTAAAGAATATTGGGACCATGTTTTTACATACTTTTTAGAAGAATATGCCAAAGGAAGAACACCTAATCCTGATATTTTATGTAATAAACATATTAAGTTTAAAGCTTTTTTAGATTATGCAAAATCAATAGATGCCGATTATATCGCAACAGGACATTATGCCCGTGTTAAACATCAACAAGGTGAAGATTCCATTATGCTTAGAGGTGTTGATAATAATAAAGACCAGACTTATTTCTTGTGTCAGTTAAATCAATCACAATTACGTTCTTCATTGTTTCCTATTGGACATATGACAAAACCTGAAGTCAGACAACTTGCCAAAGAATTAGAATTGCCAGTCGCTAATAAGAAAGATAGTACAGGTATCTGTTTTATTGGTGAAAGAGATTTTAGAGAATTTTTAAAGAATTATATTCCTGCAAAAGCTGGAAAAATGGTAGATATTGAAACAGGTCATGTCGTTGGTGAACATCAGGGTATTATGTATTATACAATTGGACAACGTAAGGGACTCGGTATTGGTGGACCAGGAGATGCCTGGTTTGTTGTGGGAAAACAATATGATGATAATATTTTATATGTTTGTCAAGGCAATCAAAATCAATGGTTAATGAGTGATGGAGCTTTAATTACTGATGTGAATTGGATTGGTAGTCAAAAACCTAATGGTGATTATCGTTGCACTGCAAAATTTAGATACCGTCAAAAAGATAATGATGTTTCAATTCGTTTCATTGATGATAAAACCATTTATGTGACTTTCCATCAACCTGTTAAAGCTGTCACACCAGGGCAGGCGGCAGTCTTCTATGACGGTGAGATTTGTCTGGGTGGAGGCACAATTGAAAAAGTTTATAAAGATAATAAGGAGATTACATATTTATAA
- a CDS encoding Na/Pi cotransporter family protein, translating into MGANIGTTITGQMIALDIGVFAPLLAFIGVLFYLLGKGIKYLIGQVMMAIGLLFMGLEMMSQSMIPLQHSAFVVDLFISIQNPLLCVGVGMLLTAIIQSSSASIGILQILARQNLVSFQQSVYLLLGFDLGTCITGFLASLPGCRNGKRLALFHFLLNLIGAISFLILCQMIPIISWIQNLSPLAPEHQIANMHTFYNILTTMLVLLCEPYLMKMIQWIYPQNYKNHRK; encoded by the coding sequence ATGGGAGCAAATATTGGAACAACTATCACAGGACAAATGATTGCTTTGGACATCGGTGTATTTGCGCCATTACTCGCCTTTATAGGTGTTTTGTTTTATTTATTAGGCAAAGGAATAAAATATTTAATCGGACAGGTCATGATGGCAATAGGTCTTTTGTTTATGGGATTAGAAATGATGTCACAGTCCATGATTCCTTTACAACATTCAGCTTTTGTAGTAGATCTTTTTATCAGTATTCAAAATCCATTATTATGTGTTGGGGTAGGAATGTTGTTGACAGCTATCATTCAAAGTTCATCTGCATCCATTGGTATTTTACAGATTTTAGCAAGACAAAACTTAGTATCTTTTCAACAGTCTGTTTATCTTTTATTAGGTTTTGATTTAGGAACATGTATAACAGGATTTTTAGCTTCTTTACCAGGTTGTCGTAATGGCAAACGTCTGGCTTTATTTCATTTTTTGCTTAATTTGATTGGCGCTATTAGTTTTTTAATATTGTGTCAAATGATTCCTATTATATCTTGGATTCAAAATCTTTCACCACTTGCTCCTGAACATCAAATTGCCAATATGCATACTTTCTATAATATTCTCACAACAATGCTTGTTTTATTATGTGAACCTTATCTAATGAAAATGATTCAATGGATTTATCCTCAAAACTATAAAAATCATAGAAAGTAG